The Verrucomicrobiota bacterium genome contains a region encoding:
- the ribF gene encoding riboflavin biosynthesis protein RibF encodes MSQKFPIRFTGLKETAFPAKPLFLAVGMFDGVHLGHQAVIETAVQSAQAANGVSGVLTFWPHASRLFNPSDPVKMIMTPEIKAGALGAHDIEYMIQQPFNNEFSAIEAKDFIAHLKHQLPHLQSIHVGSNWRFGNKRLGDIAMLVELGRAAGVHVINVERVFYDGEAISSTRIRKHLALGEMELANALLGDVYFSIGPVVPGKNLGSKIGFPTLNLPWSCELNPPYGVYFVDVKGKKNGKTTLVKAVANFGIRPTVEETNEPVLEIHVLEDFPFIEGDVLKVRWFHFLRPEMKFDSIDSLKAQIGRDVSEALRYWDL; translated from the coding sequence GTGTCCCAAAAATTCCCCATCCGGTTTACTGGCTTAAAAGAGACTGCTTTTCCTGCGAAGCCGCTCTTCCTTGCCGTAGGCATGTTTGACGGTGTTCATTTGGGGCATCAGGCAGTTATTGAAACTGCGGTTCAGTCTGCGCAGGCGGCAAATGGCGTGAGTGGCGTATTGACATTTTGGCCACACGCCAGTCGCTTATTCAATCCGAGTGATCCGGTGAAGATGATCATGACTCCGGAAATAAAAGCGGGGGCTCTTGGTGCCCACGATATTGAATACATGATTCAGCAGCCGTTTAATAATGAATTCTCCGCAATAGAGGCTAAAGATTTTATTGCTCACCTTAAGCATCAATTACCCCATCTTCAATCGATTCACGTTGGATCCAATTGGCGCTTCGGAAATAAGAGGCTTGGAGACATTGCGATGTTGGTTGAGTTGGGACGAGCAGCAGGTGTGCATGTGATCAATGTCGAAAGGGTTTTTTATGACGGGGAAGCCATTAGCAGCACACGTATTCGAAAGCATCTTGCTTTAGGCGAAATGGAACTCGCAAATGCTTTGTTGGGTGATGTCTATTTTTCGATCGGACCGGTGGTGCCAGGAAAGAATTTAGGTTCTAAAATTGGTTTTCCAACATTGAATCTGCCTTGGTCTTGCGAATTGAATCCTCCCTATGGTGTATACTTTGTCGATGTTAAGGGAAAAAAGAATGGCAAAACTACTTTGGTAAAAGCTGTAGCCAATTTTGGAATTCGTCCGACTGTTGAGGAAACCAATGAGCCGGTTCTTGAAATCCATGTTCTAGAAGACTTCCCGTTTATAGAGGGGGACGTACTGAAAGTACGTTGGTTTCACTTCCTACGTCCAGAGATGAAATTTGATAGCATAGACTCACTGAAAGCACAGATAGGACGTGATGTTAGTGAGGCCCTAAGATACTGGGATCTTTAA
- a CDS encoding PDZ domain-containing protein, whose amino-acid sequence MKNHKLLLHAFLSLSCLFMILNNSYAQSVELKVDASKEEIKMVTFLGVETSRVSKALRNHIDIPDGVGLTIDHVAENSGAAKADLQQYDILLKVDDQIIINQEQLSTLIRSKEAGDSVKVEVLRKSKKLILKVELGEKEVHEQQGWTRDFPFPKPNQKPPFPSFGEWNLNFDMEDFQERMEEFSERAAEMGNKALQFIPEIIIEREEEDGSKRVTSVGRGPQKVSINKGSLIASMETIDGNNHYVVSEKDSTDTKVLYEGDYPVDDVMKDLPENVQGILKQLNEPKEFNWKNLEDVKKENIRIIINSGEDEAHLSHPNYGSKEKES is encoded by the coding sequence ATGAAAAACCACAAATTACTTTTACACGCTTTCCTAAGTTTGAGCTGCCTTTTTATGATCCTCAATAATTCATACGCTCAATCGGTCGAACTGAAAGTCGATGCCTCTAAAGAAGAAATAAAAATGGTTACTTTTCTTGGCGTGGAGACGAGCCGTGTAAGTAAAGCGCTAAGAAACCACATAGATATACCTGACGGCGTGGGTCTTACCATCGACCATGTTGCCGAAAATTCTGGAGCGGCAAAAGCGGATCTTCAGCAATACGATATCTTATTGAAAGTAGACGACCAGATAATCATCAACCAGGAGCAACTGAGCACGCTCATTCGATCCAAAGAAGCAGGAGATAGTGTGAAGGTTGAAGTTCTCCGAAAAAGTAAGAAATTAATTCTCAAGGTCGAACTTGGAGAGAAGGAAGTGCATGAACAACAAGGTTGGACTCGGGATTTTCCTTTTCCAAAACCTAATCAAAAACCACCTTTTCCCTCATTCGGTGAATGGAATCTGAACTTTGATATGGAAGACTTTCAGGAGCGCATGGAAGAGTTTTCAGAACGTGCAGCCGAAATGGGAAACAAAGCCCTGCAATTTATTCCAGAAATCATAATTGAACGTGAAGAAGAGGATGGGAGTAAGCGTGTAACTTCGGTAGGCCGTGGTCCGCAAAAAGTTTCCATTAACAAAGGTAGCTTAATTGCCAGCATGGAAACAATCGATGGCAACAATCATTATGTCGTCAGCGAGAAAGATTCAACAGATACCAAGGTCCTTTACGAAGGTGACTACCCCGTCGATGACGTAATGAAAGACCTCCCTGAGAACGTGCAAGGAATCCTCAAGCAGCTAAACGAGCCGAAGGAATTTAATTGGAAAAACCTGGAAGACGTGAAGAAAGAAAATATCCGCATCATTATTAACAGTGGTGAAGATGAAGCTCACTTAAGCCACCCAAATTACGGAAGCAAGGAGAAGGAAAGCTGA
- a CDS encoding sigma-70 family RNA polymerase sigma factor: MAAESATWQHYFKEWGPSLLLFARQQTGFLSEAEDIVQEAFIKIWKTYGHNGSINKSLFYAAVRTTAIDHARSNNRRKIREHKVFEDRESELELFERRLEVQERNTLLEDAIQQLSQDQQEVVVLKIWGELTFQEIANILDVSLNTAASRYRYALEHLKKEITPSLI, translated from the coding sequence ATGGCTGCAGAATCCGCAACGTGGCAACACTACTTCAAGGAATGGGGTCCTTCGCTCCTGCTTTTCGCCAGGCAGCAAACAGGATTCCTTTCAGAAGCCGAAGATATAGTTCAAGAAGCATTTATTAAAATCTGGAAAACCTATGGCCATAATGGCTCCATCAATAAATCCCTTTTCTACGCGGCAGTCAGAACAACGGCTATCGATCATGCTCGGTCAAACAATCGTAGAAAAATCCGGGAACACAAAGTTTTCGAAGATAGGGAAAGCGAATTGGAACTATTTGAAAGACGTTTGGAAGTTCAGGAAAGAAATACCTTACTCGAAGATGCCATTCAGCAACTTTCCCAAGACCAACAGGAGGTTGTTGTACTCAAAATCTGGGGAGAACTTACATTTCAGGAAATTGCAAACATCCTGGATGTCTCGCTCAACACGGCTGCATCCCGCTACCGCTACGCCTTGGAACATTTAAAAAAGGAAATTACTCCATCACTGATATGA
- a CDS encoding DUF4266 domain-containing protein yields MKTNLIKISILGLMGMGFWGCESVEPWEKGNLAQYSMMSERDPLDITMAEHVNYTREASHGGAGIGGGGCGCN; encoded by the coding sequence ATGAAAACGAATCTGATAAAAATTTCGATCTTAGGACTTATGGGCATGGGCTTCTGGGGCTGTGAATCTGTCGAACCTTGGGAAAAAGGAAACCTGGCACAGTATTCAATGATGAGCGAACGTGATCCTCTGGACATTACCATGGCAGAACACGTCAATTATACGAGAGAAGCCTCTCACGGCGGAGCAGGAATCGGCGGCGGAGGTTGCGGCTGCAACTAA
- a CDS encoding redoxin domain-containing protein — MEFKLPIIALIGFSLFSAGVQAKLAESDTLPDLTTFGLSGELPDLEGKVVLIDFWASWCAPCKASFPAMDELYKEMKDAGFVILAVSVDSTEKAYKTFADKSAVTFPLVFDAEKQFVRAAEIEVMPTSIMVDKQGIIRSIHKGYGGKKTIDAYREEIKSLLAE; from the coding sequence ATGGAATTTAAACTCCCAATTATTGCCCTCATTGGCTTCTCTCTTTTCAGCGCAGGCGTTCAGGCAAAACTCGCTGAATCGGATACCTTACCCGATCTCACAACCTTCGGATTATCCGGTGAACTGCCCGACCTCGAAGGCAAAGTAGTTCTGATAGATTTCTGGGCATCCTGGTGTGCCCCGTGTAAGGCGTCCTTTCCCGCCATGGACGAGCTCTATAAGGAAATGAAAGATGCGGGATTTGTTATTTTGGCTGTCAGTGTCGATAGCACGGAAAAAGCCTACAAAACATTTGCTGACAAATCCGCCGTCACATTTCCCCTCGTTTTTGATGCAGAGAAACAATTCGTTCGCGCCGCAGAAATTGAAGTCATGCCAACTTCAATAATGGTGGATAAACAGGGAATCATCCGTTCCATCCACAAAGGATACGGAGGCAAGAAAACCATCGACGCCTACCGCGAAGAAATTAAATCCTTACTAGCAGAATAA
- a CDS encoding FAD:protein FMN transferase, with the protein MVLKQTKPNLGIESISTDNLEKGLFKLRFKAMGCPCEIQFRSNDPKQATQFKETALHWVKAFEHTYSRYQEDSLISKINRAAGKEWVDIDLEAEALFDLCNQFHFITQGLFDPTSLPVMKLWDYKAETPRIPDKEEIETAKALVGWDKVERAPGKIRLTQTGMGLDLGGIGKEYAVDRVSLIARDYGITDVLINFGGDIAALGKPPKYTHWHVGIEDPGKPGTCWGSLALTDLCVASSGDYRRFFELDGKRYGHMIDHRKGYPIANKVRHTTVVARTCTEAGILATAACLLGEVEGLELINTFFGAEATIHTEFKRLDSYAIHQYMVNGI; encoded by the coding sequence GTGGTTTTAAAACAAACGAAGCCCAATCTTGGGATTGAGAGTATTTCAACGGACAATCTTGAAAAAGGATTGTTCAAGCTGCGCTTCAAAGCAATGGGTTGCCCCTGCGAGATTCAGTTTCGAAGCAACGACCCAAAACAAGCCACACAATTTAAAGAGACAGCCCTTCATTGGGTTAAAGCATTCGAACACACTTACTCCCGCTACCAGGAAGATAGCTTGATCAGCAAAATCAATCGAGCTGCAGGTAAAGAATGGGTGGACATTGATTTGGAGGCAGAAGCTCTCTTCGACCTGTGCAATCAATTTCATTTCATTACCCAAGGGCTCTTCGACCCAACGAGTTTACCGGTTATGAAACTTTGGGATTACAAAGCCGAAACACCACGAATCCCCGATAAAGAAGAAATCGAAACAGCCAAGGCTCTTGTTGGCTGGGACAAGGTTGAAAGAGCTCCTGGAAAAATCCGACTCACCCAAACAGGTATGGGCCTGGACCTTGGCGGCATTGGTAAAGAATACGCAGTCGATAGGGTTTCACTAATCGCCCGTGATTATGGAATAACCGATGTTCTTATAAATTTCGGAGGCGATATTGCTGCTCTCGGGAAGCCTCCAAAGTATACCCACTGGCATGTTGGAATCGAGGATCCTGGCAAACCCGGCACCTGCTGGGGTAGCCTGGCCTTAACTGACCTATGTGTAGCGAGCTCGGGGGATTACCGGCGATTCTTTGAGTTAGATGGAAAACGTTACGGCCACATGATCGATCATCGAAAAGGCTACCCAATCGCCAATAAAGTACGTCATACAACAGTCGTAGCACGAACTTGCACGGAAGCCGGAATCCTTGCTACCGCCGCTTGTTTGCTAGGCGAAGTTGAAGGACTGGAACTCATTAATACATTTTTTGGGGCTGAAGCCACAATACATACCGAATTCAAACGTCTAGATTCATATGCGATACATCAATACATGGTTAATGGAATTTAA
- a CDS encoding DUF3570 domain-containing protein codes for MSAKSYLKNQFHCLLLALYLLFSAPKLILGEDSITRKYEEYQEDNDRIRVEAHYLRVEKDLGVNTTVSVVGLVDTITGSTPTGEPIQESDPDQVPLEELEDRRKSAVVNIEHKKGDNAFTFELSYSDESDYISQGGTASYKRELNKNNTTLQVGYSLLDDELTAPTLRDPEIKTSHDLFFGVSQVLDPSTVVRANIAYGQENGYLADPYKIVLKSVEILPDFFLPIRFPENRPRSREKWIFFTEVLRDFEKLKASTQTSYRYFSDDAGIDSHTVSVEWFQKLSDKVIFRPNYRYYKQSAAQFYHYDLDQTSIIPKRGLSGTGPYYSSDHRLSKMETVTYGAKLVWFALDNLEFNVKYNRYEMKGLDGITHQSAYSDADIITIGGRWWF; via the coding sequence ATGTCAGCTAAATCGTATTTAAAGAATCAGTTCCATTGCCTCTTATTGGCGTTATATTTACTCTTCAGCGCTCCTAAACTAATCCTGGGAGAAGATTCAATCACACGCAAATACGAGGAATATCAAGAAGACAATGACCGCATTAGGGTAGAAGCTCATTACTTGCGGGTAGAAAAGGACCTTGGAGTAAACACGACTGTCAGCGTTGTGGGCTTGGTAGACACTATCACCGGTTCGACCCCAACCGGGGAACCCATTCAAGAGAGTGATCCGGATCAGGTCCCCCTGGAGGAACTGGAGGATAGACGTAAATCCGCAGTAGTTAATATAGAGCACAAGAAGGGCGATAACGCTTTTACTTTCGAACTCAGCTATAGTGATGAAAGCGACTACATTTCCCAAGGAGGTACTGCTAGCTACAAGCGAGAACTCAACAAAAACAATACGACCCTCCAGGTGGGATACTCGCTGTTGGACGACGAGCTCACCGCACCCACTCTGAGAGACCCGGAAATCAAGACCTCACACGATTTATTTTTTGGAGTCTCTCAAGTTCTTGATCCATCCACAGTCGTCAGAGCGAATATTGCCTACGGTCAAGAGAACGGTTACCTGGCAGACCCTTACAAAATCGTCCTCAAAAGCGTTGAAATTCTACCAGACTTTTTTCTCCCGATTCGGTTTCCAGAAAATCGTCCCCGCTCTCGTGAGAAATGGATTTTCTTTACCGAAGTCTTGCGAGACTTCGAAAAACTCAAAGCCAGCACGCAAACATCCTACAGATATTTTTCGGACGATGCCGGGATTGATTCTCATACCGTTTCGGTAGAGTGGTTTCAAAAGTTGTCGGACAAAGTGATTTTTCGGCCCAATTACCGTTACTATAAACAATCGGCCGCCCAATTCTATCATTACGATCTTGATCAAACTTCGATCATTCCAAAACGCGGTCTCAGCGGAACAGGTCCTTATTATTCATCGGATCACAGACTGTCAAAAATGGAGACGGTAACCTATGGCGCAAAGCTGGTCTGGTTCGCCCTGGATAACCTTGAGTTTAATGTGAAATACAACCGCTACGAAATGAAAGGCCTGGATGGTATAACCCACCAAAGTGCTTATAGTGATGCGGACATAATTACCATAGGAGGACGCTGGTGGTTTTAA
- a CDS encoding class I SAM-dependent RNA methyltransferase, producing the protein MSTNTILITCPKRGTAYLEEELKTLDYPVIKVVDAGVFTEGTLEDCWRLNLQIRTGLRILFQIAEFEAEDSEALYSEALKVKWNQWIADDGYVCVISSVLNPSIDNTQFARMKLKDAVVDQIRSVTGSRPDSGPDQNKTVLFLYWRESQVILYFDTSGRPLSNRGYRVHPWKAPVRETLAAAMISATRWDQNSHFVNPMCGSGTIAIEAALMALGRPPGFLRDNFGFMHLLPFDKAAYQKVRDSIPSATRKKLPFLIQASDLDPDAVEAARHNAKLAGVDHVIQFSVSDFRDLDLPDAPGVVVMNPEYGERLGAEKELVSFYREIGDFFKKKAAGYWAYVFTGNPGLGKRIGLRTTRRIEFYNGPIDCRLMEFELYSGTKRTSFRPED; encoded by the coding sequence ATGTCGACCAATACAATTCTTATCACCTGTCCCAAGCGTGGAACCGCTTATTTGGAGGAAGAACTGAAAACCCTCGATTATCCTGTAATCAAGGTAGTGGATGCGGGCGTTTTTACTGAAGGAACCTTGGAAGACTGTTGGCGACTCAATTTGCAGATTCGAACCGGTTTGCGTATTTTGTTTCAAATCGCCGAGTTTGAAGCTGAAGATTCCGAAGCACTCTACAGTGAGGCTCTAAAGGTAAAATGGAACCAATGGATTGCTGATGATGGTTATGTTTGTGTGATCAGTTCGGTTTTAAATCCTTCGATCGACAATACGCAGTTTGCCAGAATGAAGCTGAAGGATGCTGTGGTGGACCAGATTCGTAGTGTAACAGGAAGTCGTCCTGATTCTGGCCCCGACCAAAATAAAACCGTTCTATTCCTATATTGGCGCGAATCGCAGGTGATTCTTTATTTCGATACTTCGGGTCGTCCTCTAAGTAACCGTGGTTATCGCGTTCATCCCTGGAAGGCACCGGTGCGTGAGACTCTGGCTGCAGCGATGATATCTGCGACCCGCTGGGATCAAAATTCTCATTTTGTTAATCCCATGTGCGGAAGCGGAACGATTGCCATTGAAGCGGCACTCATGGCACTGGGTCGACCTCCGGGTTTTTTGCGTGACAATTTTGGGTTCATGCATTTGTTGCCTTTCGATAAAGCGGCGTATCAAAAAGTTCGCGATTCCATTCCTTCGGCTACTCGTAAAAAGCTGCCCTTTTTGATTCAGGCATCAGACTTGGACCCCGATGCAGTTGAGGCAGCAAGGCACAACGCTAAATTGGCTGGTGTGGATCACGTCATCCAATTTTCGGTTTCTGACTTCCGTGACCTCGACCTTCCAGACGCACCAGGCGTTGTCGTAATGAATCCTGAATACGGTGAGCGTTTGGGAGCAGAAAAGGAGTTGGTTTCTTTTTATCGGGAGATTGGCGATTTCTTTAAGAAGAAAGCAGCCGGATATTGGGCCTACGTTTTTACAGGGAATCCAGGTCTTGGGAAGCGTATCGGGCTACGAACTACCCGAAGGATCGAGTTTTACAATGGCCCGATCGATTGTCGACTAATGGAGTTCGAACTTTATTCCGGGACAAAGAGAACCTCGTTTAGACCAGAAGATTAG
- a CDS encoding NTP transferase domain-containing protein, translating to MSDLTLVILAAGLGSRYGGVKQLEGLGPSNEVLLDYSVYDAIRSGFGKVVIVIREEMEAAFRERITQRFEKRVTVKFVYQTLDKAPESRVKPLGTGHALLAAADSFDGPFAAINADDFYGPTSFRLLAQRLGGISAKSGVLIGFELDKTLSDFGSVSRAVCEASSDKLLTRIEEHTQISRREGGITGVFNGTVRNLKEDTIVSLNLWGFSPDFLPFLAKQFDVFIKELSDPLTEEFYLPAAVFEWIRSEGAAVELSLSSEKWLGLTNPQDKVDAKAQLSDLIAQGIYPTNLWD from the coding sequence ATGAGTGATCTTACTTTAGTTATTCTCGCTGCCGGCCTTGGTAGCCGTTACGGCGGTGTGAAGCAGTTGGAAGGTCTTGGTCCGTCCAATGAAGTTCTTCTCGACTACTCAGTCTACGACGCCATTCGCAGTGGTTTTGGAAAAGTGGTGATTGTTATTCGTGAAGAAATGGAAGCAGCCTTTCGTGAACGGATAACCCAAAGATTTGAAAAGCGCGTTACAGTCAAATTTGTTTACCAAACGCTCGACAAGGCACCCGAAAGTAGGGTCAAGCCTCTGGGAACCGGGCATGCACTGCTTGCCGCCGCGGATAGTTTCGATGGTCCTTTCGCTGCAATAAACGCCGATGACTTTTATGGTCCTACGTCCTTCCGGTTGCTAGCTCAAAGGCTAGGAGGGATTTCCGCAAAATCTGGTGTGTTAATAGGATTTGAACTTGATAAGACCTTGTCCGATTTCGGAAGCGTATCGAGGGCGGTGTGCGAGGCTTCTTCTGACAAGCTCCTGACCCGCATCGAAGAGCATACTCAGATTTCTCGGAGGGAGGGCGGTATAACCGGTGTTTTCAACGGAACTGTAAGGAATCTTAAGGAGGATACTATCGTTTCTCTTAATTTATGGGGCTTTTCTCCGGATTTTCTACCCTTTTTGGCGAAGCAGTTTGATGTTTTTATTAAGGAGCTGTCGGACCCTTTGACTGAAGAATTTTATTTACCTGCTGCAGTTTTTGAATGGATTCGATCCGAAGGTGCTGCCGTTGAATTAAGTCTTTCCAGCGAAAAATGGTTGGGCCTGACGAATCCGCAGGACAAGGTCGATGCGAAGGCTCAACTATCAGATTTGATCGCTCAGGGAATTTACCCGACGAATCTGTGGGACTAA
- a CDS encoding molecular chaperone DnaJ, producing MSSERFATLIQSNPENEMFRFSYGEALFEEEKYQESLEHLQLCIDRKPNWMIPHILLGKAYIALGNRAKAMVFLEKALILAKEQHHEDPEKEVSALLEDLK from the coding sequence ATGAGTTCAGAACGATTTGCCACCCTCATTCAATCGAATCCCGAGAACGAAATGTTTCGCTTCAGTTACGGCGAGGCACTGTTCGAAGAAGAGAAATACCAGGAAAGCCTTGAACACCTGCAGCTCTGCATTGATAGGAAACCTAATTGGATGATTCCACATATTCTCCTGGGGAAGGCCTATATAGCCCTGGGAAACAGGGCCAAAGCCATGGTATTCCTGGAAAAGGCACTAATCCTTGCCAAAGAACAACACCACGAAGATCCGGAAAAGGAAGTTTCCGCCTTGTTGGAGGATCTTAAATAA
- a CDS encoding protein phosphatase 2C domain-containing protein, which produces MNFTAAGNTHVGLVRKKNEDSFFCDNENKVYAVADGLGGLPFGDLASKAAIQYLELWTNARRSENWKGIDWEMFMKEVNHQVIQTGQLSAHGLGIGTTFSLGMIRNNYLEISHIGDSRIYLFRDGSMEQITTDHTLETFAKEQNQFQNDSDIPDHYKHTLTQCLGQRQLIKPEHTKHELQSGDRLLFCSDGISGPVPVEELQRIMTVRSSAEATIEQLIQATLDNGAPDNVTGVVIFAE; this is translated from the coding sequence ATGAACTTCACAGCGGCAGGCAACACCCATGTTGGTCTTGTGCGCAAAAAAAACGAAGACAGTTTTTTTTGTGACAATGAGAACAAAGTGTATGCTGTGGCGGATGGTCTGGGAGGTCTACCCTTTGGCGATTTGGCGAGTAAGGCCGCTATTCAGTATCTCGAACTTTGGACAAATGCCCGACGTAGTGAGAACTGGAAAGGTATTGACTGGGAAATGTTCATGAAGGAGGTAAACCACCAGGTAATCCAAACAGGACAACTATCTGCTCATGGACTTGGGATTGGAACTACCTTTTCACTCGGAATGATCCGTAACAATTATTTGGAAATTTCACACATAGGCGATTCGCGGATTTACCTATTCCGCGACGGATCCATGGAACAAATAACGACGGACCACACCTTGGAGACCTTTGCGAAAGAACAGAACCAATTTCAAAACGACAGCGATATACCCGATCACTATAAACACACACTCACACAGTGCCTGGGCCAAAGGCAGCTCATCAAGCCAGAGCATACCAAACATGAGCTACAAAGTGGTGATCGCCTCCTCTTTTGCTCGGATGGGATCTCCGGGCCCGTACCTGTTGAAGAACTTCAACGTATTATGACAGTGAGGAGTTCGGCAGAAGCGACCATTGAGCAATTGATTCAAGCCACTCTCGACAACGGAGCGCCCGATAACGTAACCGGGGTTGTGATCTTTGCAGAATAA
- a CDS encoding GNAT family N-acetyltransferase, producing the protein METQTIPPLSFVTENIAGRKPTLADTKAMFDTYAQDPEVTRYLVFKPYEKIEDLQSWLSYIIKEWDKKPGIMYLLHKRNEPDVLVGSFSIIIDGFKAEVGYLLARPYWGQGMITEVLRYWIGWALAQPKIFRIGAVCDVDNPASGRVMEKAGMEFEGTLRRWSMHPNMGVEPRDVHSYAKVR; encoded by the coding sequence ATGGAAACTCAAACGATCCCTCCCCTATCTTTTGTTACCGAGAATATAGCAGGTAGAAAACCTACTCTCGCTGATACGAAAGCGATGTTCGACACCTACGCTCAAGATCCGGAGGTGACCCGGTATTTGGTCTTTAAGCCTTACGAAAAAATTGAGGACCTTCAATCCTGGCTGAGCTACATAATAAAAGAATGGGATAAAAAGCCGGGAATCATGTATCTTCTGCACAAGCGAAATGAGCCGGACGTATTGGTTGGTTCTTTTTCAATCATCATAGATGGGTTCAAAGCCGAAGTTGGTTATTTGCTAGCCAGGCCTTATTGGGGGCAAGGAATGATAACCGAAGTTTTGCGCTATTGGATAGGTTGGGCCTTAGCACAACCGAAGATTTTCAGAATAGGCGCAGTATGCGATGTGGATAACCCGGCTTCCGGGCGAGTCATGGAAAAAGCAGGTATGGAATTCGAGGGTACGTTAAGACGTTGGAGCATGCATCCGAATATGGGAGTCGAACCGCGCGACGTTCACTCCTACGCCAAGGTCCGATAA
- a CDS encoding DUF4140 domain-containing protein, with protein MNIKRFLLIGMAIYAFSQFLHAQTLIDSRITEVYVYTGSARVTRLADLDLLAGENVLRFSGLPTNLDVNQIQVGLVDGVPIRLDNLMFQQIKDRENTDIEETTKASIEELRSRIQVINAQKSD; from the coding sequence ATGAATATTAAACGGTTCTTGCTTATTGGTATGGCGATTTACGCTTTCTCTCAATTTCTACACGCTCAAACACTTATCGATTCCAGGATTACCGAGGTGTATGTTTACACGGGTTCTGCCCGGGTTACCCGACTGGCGGATCTCGATCTGCTTGCAGGTGAAAACGTGTTAAGGTTCTCCGGTCTTCCGACTAATCTGGATGTAAATCAGATCCAGGTCGGCCTGGTGGACGGCGTTCCGATTCGCTTGGACAATCTCATGTTCCAGCAAATAAAGGATCGTGAGAACACGGACATTGAAGAAACTACAAAGGCTTCTATTGAAGAACTCCGCTCCCGTATTCAGGTTATAAATGCGCAAAAGAGTGATTAA